A section of the Candidatus Dormiibacterota bacterium genome encodes:
- a CDS encoding S53 family peptidase: MPGSRALGPADPKEVATVTIVLRPRPGADGPPPRDRAHLSREQLAATRGAHPDHLAAVEDFARTHRLAVVESSPARRSVVVSGSVEALSAAFGVELMTYDHPAGRYRGRTGPVHVPSHLAGAVLSVMGLDNRPQAQPHFRAGAVGGAPPAGTFTPDQVAKLYGFPSQGTGTGQTVAVIELGGGYTDADLATYFGELGIAAPQVTALSVDGGANQPVGDPSSADAEVMLDIEVIGAVAPGAGIAVYFAPNTDQGFLDAITTAVHDTVNQPSIISISWGSSESNWTQQALQAFNQAFLDAAHLGVTVCAAAGDNGSADGVGDGLAHADYPSSDPYVLGCGGTTLTSADGDTISSEIVWNHDQGATGGGISDTWDVPDYQAAAGVPPTVNPNGRVGRGVPDVAGNADPATGYLVRVDGQEFPVGGTSAVAPLWAGLLALVNEQLGGPAGFINPLLYTRAAPAGALHDITQGNNDVSGLGGYTATVAWDPCTGLGSPDGAQVLLALSGAPAALAS, from the coding sequence ATGCCCGGCTCTCGTGCGCTGGGACCCGCCGACCCGAAGGAGGTCGCGACGGTCACCATCGTCCTGCGTCCCCGGCCGGGCGCGGACGGCCCGCCACCGCGGGATCGGGCGCACCTCAGCCGCGAGCAGCTCGCCGCCACCCGCGGTGCCCATCCGGACCACCTCGCCGCGGTGGAGGACTTCGCCCGGACGCACCGCCTCGCCGTGGTGGAGAGCAGCCCGGCCCGGCGCTCCGTCGTGGTCTCCGGCTCGGTCGAGGCGCTGAGCGCGGCCTTCGGGGTCGAGCTGATGACCTACGACCATCCGGCCGGCCGCTACCGAGGCCGGACCGGTCCGGTGCACGTGCCGAGCCATCTCGCCGGCGCGGTGCTCAGTGTCATGGGTCTCGACAACCGGCCCCAGGCTCAGCCGCACTTCCGGGCGGGGGCAGTGGGTGGGGCTCCTCCCGCGGGGACGTTCACCCCGGACCAGGTGGCGAAGCTCTACGGCTTCCCGAGCCAGGGCACCGGGACGGGACAGACGGTGGCGGTCATCGAGCTGGGCGGTGGCTACACCGATGCCGACCTCGCCACCTACTTCGGCGAGCTGGGGATCGCCGCCCCGCAGGTGACCGCCCTCTCCGTCGACGGCGGCGCGAACCAGCCCGTGGGCGACCCGAGCAGCGCGGATGCCGAGGTCATGCTCGACATCGAGGTGATCGGCGCGGTGGCCCCTGGCGCCGGCATCGCCGTCTACTTCGCGCCCAACACCGATCAGGGCTTTCTCGACGCCATCACGACGGCCGTCCACGACACCGTCAATCAGCCGTCGATCATCTCCATCAGCTGGGGCTCGTCGGAGTCGAACTGGACCCAGCAGGCGCTCCAGGCGTTCAACCAGGCGTTCCTCGACGCTGCGCACCTCGGGGTGACCGTCTGTGCCGCGGCGGGCGACAACGGCTCGGCCGACGGCGTCGGGGACGGCCTGGCCCACGCCGACTACCCGTCGTCCGACCCCTACGTGCTCGGGTGCGGCGGCACCACCCTCACCTCGGCGGACGGCGACACGATCTCCTCGGAGATCGTGTGGAACCATGACCAGGGCGCGACCGGTGGCGGGATCAGCGACACCTGGGATGTGCCGGACTACCAGGCGGCCGCCGGGGTCCCGCCCACTGTCAATCCGAACGGTCGCGTGGGACGGGGCGTGCCCGATGTCGCCGGCAACGCCGATCCGGCCACCGGCTACCTGGTGCGGGTGGACGGCCAGGAGTTCCCGGTCGGTGGCACCAGCGCCGTCGCACCACTGTGGGCGGGCCTGCTCGCGCTCGTCAACGAGCAGCTCGGAGGACCCGCCGGGTTCATCAACCCGCTGCTCTACACCCGGGCCGCGCCCGCAGGCGCGCTCCATGACATCACCCAGGGGAACAACGACGTCAGCGGGCTGGGCGGCTACACCGCCACGGTCGCCTGGGATCCCTGCACCGGTCTGGGGAGCCCCGACGGTGCGCAGGTGCTGCTGGCCCTGTCGGGAGCACCCGCCGCCCTGGCATCCTGA
- a CDS encoding Dyp-type peroxidase: MLGLRDYLRGLGTGEHSPFHRMNGTIHFARWVVIDDSDRQPAHDRCRFVQPHLLYASTFDGTVDAHVELLRTLLSDEVEETWGRCVDGPHPGDRAAFTEYLERCRLVVGLPFSGYNATLEDVIRSLELHGRFREMAFAAAATRPASLKARFEAVFTEAMTPTRRPRPRARRPAWIAGRGQPGGHNPPQGNVLRPYRLPFAVISFVEVGGGAAAARWLAEVGSRVTYEDEPDRPPWALNVGFTYPGLRALGFDDESLALFPTDFREGPVHRARLLGDVGDSAPQYWDDGTGSPDRVHVMVAIHARDQETLEEEHSRLLGDIDGTGGQVVIVGERRAKRMPDGREHFGFVDGISQPRILSGRGRVGMWRIWPWRRGPNPRIALGEFLLGHRDEGGTRPHGPPGALSHNGSYLVYRKLQQHVGCFRALLREQAPPGGEEELAAKLMGRWRDGTPLVLSPDGPDPLRARSPRLSNDFGYRGDRDGFACPIGAHIRRANPRDALEADSFPLRHRMLRRGIPYGDPLPPDATEDREEGDPRGLVFMAYMSSIDRQFEFIQTRWLNRGDAFKLGPARDVIAGDSSSGRWMVVQGRPPRLLPDLAPLVTTRGGAYLLVPGRDGVDHIVEHATAAARSAEQQARSGASPG, from the coding sequence GTGCTGGGCCTGAGGGACTACCTGAGGGGGCTCGGGACCGGCGAGCACAGCCCCTTCCACCGGATGAACGGGACCATCCACTTCGCGCGGTGGGTGGTCATCGACGACAGCGATCGTCAGCCGGCCCACGATCGCTGCCGTTTCGTTCAACCCCACCTCCTCTACGCCAGCACCTTCGACGGCACTGTGGACGCGCACGTCGAGCTGCTCCGCACCCTGCTCAGCGACGAGGTCGAGGAGACGTGGGGACGGTGCGTGGACGGCCCCCACCCGGGCGACAGGGCGGCGTTCACCGAATACCTGGAGCGGTGCCGGCTGGTCGTCGGCCTGCCCTTCAGTGGATACAACGCAACCCTCGAGGACGTCATCCGGAGCCTCGAGCTCCACGGGCGTTTCCGCGAGATGGCCTTCGCCGCCGCCGCGACCCGGCCGGCGTCGCTCAAGGCGCGGTTCGAGGCGGTCTTCACCGAGGCGATGACACCCACCCGCAGGCCCCGGCCGCGCGCCCGGCGGCCGGCGTGGATCGCGGGCAGGGGACAGCCGGGCGGGCACAACCCTCCTCAGGGAAACGTGCTGCGACCCTACCGGCTGCCCTTCGCGGTCATCAGCTTCGTCGAGGTGGGCGGGGGGGCTGCGGCCGCCCGGTGGCTCGCCGAGGTCGGATCGAGGGTGACCTATGAGGACGAGCCGGACCGTCCGCCCTGGGCTCTCAATGTCGGCTTCACCTACCCGGGCCTGAGGGCACTCGGGTTCGATGACGAGTCGCTCGCCCTGTTTCCAACCGACTTCCGTGAGGGGCCGGTGCACAGGGCCAGGCTCCTCGGCGACGTCGGCGACAGCGCGCCCCAGTACTGGGACGACGGCACCGGGTCGCCCGACCGCGTGCACGTCATGGTGGCGATCCACGCTCGGGACCAGGAGACGCTGGAGGAGGAGCACAGCCGTCTGCTCGGTGACATCGACGGCACCGGAGGACAGGTGGTCATCGTCGGCGAGCGGCGGGCGAAGCGGATGCCGGACGGCCGTGAGCACTTCGGCTTCGTCGACGGCATCAGCCAGCCGCGCATCCTGTCCGGCCGCGGTCGCGTCGGGATGTGGCGCATCTGGCCCTGGCGGCGTGGCCCCAACCCTCGCATCGCGCTTGGCGAGTTCCTCCTCGGACATCGCGACGAGGGCGGCACCCGGCCGCACGGCCCACCGGGTGCGCTGTCGCACAACGGAAGCTACCTCGTGTACCGCAAGCTGCAGCAGCACGTGGGCTGTTTCCGTGCGCTGCTGCGCGAGCAGGCGCCGCCGGGCGGCGAGGAGGAGCTCGCCGCCAAGCTGATGGGACGCTGGCGCGACGGCACCCCGCTGGTGCTCTCCCCGGACGGGCCCGATCCCCTGCGGGCCCGCTCCCCGCGGCTGAGCAACGACTTCGGCTACCGCGGCGATCGGGACGGCTTCGCATGCCCCATCGGTGCCCACATCCGGCGCGCGAATCCCCGTGACGCCCTGGAGGCGGACAGCTTCCCCCTCCGCCACCGGATGCTGCGCCGCGGCATCCCGTACGGAGATCCGCTTCCCCCTGACGCGACCGAGGACCGGGAGGAGGGCGATCCCCGGGGCCTGGTGTTCATGGCCTACATGAGCAGCATCGACCGGCAGTTCGAGTTCATCCAGACCCGGTGGCTGAACCGCGGTGACGCCTTCAAGCTGGGTCCGGCGAGGGACGTTATCGCGGGTGACAGCAGCTCCGGCCGCTGGATGGTCGTCCAGGGGCGCCCCCCGCGCCTTCTTCCCGACCTCGCGCCGCTGGTCACCACCCGGGGGGGCGCCTACCTCCTCGTGCCCGGGCGCGACGGGGTCGACCACATCGTCGAACACGCGACTGCGGCGGCCAGGTCCGCGGAACAGCAGGCGCGGAGCGGGGCCTCGCCGGGATGA